One Calditrichia bacterium DNA window includes the following coding sequences:
- a CDS encoding VTT domain-containing protein — MKKNFATAPSAKLYWGRIVSLAAFSIAAGVALIHFYPAYRDLTLFGMYSIPSQFLISPFPHEPALLQTAKHFPAWEIAIAGTIGCCIAGFLDYWIIAPLINHRRIRPKLDNTRLFRKSLHYFFKYPFLILVFAAISPVPFYPFKFLSVAGHYPQWKYQSALVVGRTPRYYILALLGHALQIPTWVLITLFIVIVISPFIKKIIDLLRKKPAVETQIPDENGSDDVENLPEFDNWTHPQDSPNQPK; from the coding sequence GTGAAAAAAAATTTTGCAACAGCACCTTCGGCAAAATTGTACTGGGGAAGAATTGTCAGCCTTGCCGCTTTTTCGATTGCCGCAGGTGTGGCGCTAATTCATTTTTATCCCGCATATCGCGATCTAACGTTGTTTGGCATGTATTCCATTCCATCGCAGTTCCTGATCTCGCCATTCCCGCATGAGCCGGCATTGCTGCAAACTGCCAAACATTTTCCGGCGTGGGAAATTGCCATCGCTGGTACCATCGGTTGTTGCATCGCCGGATTTCTGGATTACTGGATTATTGCGCCGCTAATCAATCACCGCCGCATTCGCCCAAAACTGGACAACACCCGGCTGTTCCGCAAATCGCTGCATTATTTTTTCAAATATCCATTTTTGATTCTGGTTTTCGCTGCTATATCTCCCGTTCCGTTTTATCCGTTCAAATTTTTGAGCGTTGCCGGACATTATCCGCAATGGAAATACCAAAGCGCACTGGTTGTGGGACGAACGCCGCGATACTACATTTTGGCGCTATTGGGGCATGCGCTGCAAATTCCGACCTGGGTGCTGATCACGCTATTTATTGTGATTGTGATTTCGCCGTTCATCAAAAAAATTATCGATCTATTGCGCAAAAAACCCGCCGTTGAAACGCAAATTCCGGATGAAAATGGGTCTGACGATGTGGAAAATCTACCCGAATTCGACAATTGGACACATCCGCAAGATTCCCCAAACCAACCGAAATAG
- a CDS encoding AgmX/PglI C-terminal domain-containing protein: MSVTALLLFLATAMFATIYRFDRPMKLKPGVREAYLTRLAPKILPEQPIFASNSNEMSSIVTMLPNPEENMLVETELASVRPVSQPKQTLRMNAEKTESVKAVEAFVPKNIEEALTRVEPIPRKKPAVATQQTAPEQVTPLDKTRQKDREYQKSVRAINVADEKYTVEKSQFTDFNIVTGYRDDEQTLSTATENRRRVQHCIDRIYRLYNNVQGYITVQFDVHPGGYAIPESVRIIESTLPNPEIAQCITRSIRNWRNFKPLPIEYGRHTVTQKYVF, encoded by the coding sequence TTGAGCGTTACAGCATTGCTATTGTTTTTGGCAACGGCAATGTTTGCCACCATTTATCGCTTCGATCGCCCGATGAAGCTAAAGCCGGGCGTACGTGAGGCGTATTTAACACGGTTGGCGCCAAAAATTTTGCCGGAACAACCGATATTTGCCAGCAACAGCAACGAGATGTCGAGCATTGTTACCATGTTGCCAAATCCAGAAGAAAACATGCTTGTCGAAACGGAACTTGCATCTGTTCGCCCTGTTTCCCAGCCGAAACAGACGCTGCGCATGAATGCCGAAAAAACAGAATCCGTCAAGGCGGTTGAAGCTTTCGTGCCCAAAAATATCGAAGAGGCGCTCACACGCGTTGAGCCGATTCCCCGCAAAAAACCGGCGGTTGCCACACAGCAAACAGCACCGGAACAAGTTACGCCGCTGGATAAAACCCGCCAAAAGGATCGAGAATACCAAAAATCGGTGCGCGCAATTAACGTTGCGGACGAAAAATACACCGTTGAAAAAAGTCAATTTACCGATTTCAACATTGTTACCGGCTACCGGGACGATGAACAAACGCTGTCAACAGCCACCGAAAACCGGCGTCGTGTGCAACACTGCATCGACCGCATTTACCGGCTGTATAACAATGTTCAGGGATATATCACGGTTCAATTTGATGTTCACCCGGGCGGATACGCCATTCCGGAAAGCGTGCGGATTATTGAATCCACGCTGCCGAATCCGGAAATTGCCCAATGCATCACCCGCAGTATTCGCAACTGGCGCAATTTCAAACCCCTTCCCATTGAATACGGACGGCACACCGTTACCCAAAAGTATGTTTTCTGA
- a CDS encoding heavy-metal-associated domain-containing protein, giving the protein MLSSCEKSDNSAAQAEVQVVKAEKVNLSVEGMTCGSCVNSIETALAKQNGIIKGKVSLEENACEVEFDASKTNTDEILATIEKAGYSATVVQ; this is encoded by the coding sequence ATGTTGAGCAGCTGCGAAAAAAGCGACAACAGCGCTGCGCAAGCCGAAGTTCAGGTTGTGAAAGCGGAAAAAGTAAATTTGAGCGTTGAAGGCATGACCTGCGGCAGCTGTGTAAACAGCATCGAAACGGCTTTGGCGAAGCAAAATGGCATTATCAAAGGTAAAGTATCGCTGGAAGAAAATGCCTGCGAAGTAGAATTTGATGCATCCAAAACCAATACCGATGAAATTTTAGCGACGATCGAAAAAGCGGGTTACTCTGCAACTGTCGTTCAGTAA
- a CDS encoding DEAD/DEAH box helicase, translating to MHFTPPFPSANQLKKEYIRSDITFYRAQNALEMDNITLLARSGDSYHFLVEDRFEDYDVHVSIADHHLRHTCKCASMLKCCHHAAAALLLLEKEMRKALVQPSGEGEAYLREEMIERVLREREERAETEDYRLTVADNIYGVHQLRSESGRIYALTIRDFERSSGYCSCPDFKTNKLGTCKHLIFARKQISRSYPVQKLTQTQPYPFVEIFADPHNNYQITYFYKDKLTLGVASLLEKHFRGQRHISPENYPQFLEFLEAAAAHKKILVRPEVHTIIEKYFERESMRKLAENITPSLDQLKIAPFPYQKEGILFSLFKPGAIIADEMGLGKTLQAIATAVLKKEIYGLRRTLVVCPASLKFQWQQEIERFCHEKALVVEGGRKQRQAIYRENPAYFLIANYEAVMRDLSTIIANPPDMIILDEAQRIKNYTTKTSYAVKAIPKKHSLVITGTPIENRLGDLYSIMNFVDPEILAPLWEFSMNHCYFDKSKKNMITGYFNLQALKERISPWLIRRERKDVLEQLPDLQEINIPVILHPLQEEMHSGFARSLMPILMKKHKTIFDMQRIQQLLTSMRMACNSTFLLDNETNHSPKLDELQEILLDKLDIKSSGKKVIIFSEFKTMLRLIGKMLNANGIGSATLTGDVPVKNRKNVIAEFRDNPECQILLASEAGGTGLNLQFADTVINFELPWNPARKNQRIGRIHRIGQKSNKITVINLIARNSIEERIQGGIILKESLFDAVLNEGSVTDEVDFSKKGRATFIDQVQKLVKPFEEVPDEESRESVMGSFAQPHDFAPAEALEDPAETIIDEPAEPAVAETVAAEQTEKPAQSAPDELENTLNQGLQFLSGLMQMATGKPLVTDDAAVEINRETGEVVFRFKLPEGGKQG from the coding sequence ATGCACTTCACACCGCCTTTTCCATCTGCTAATCAGCTCAAAAAAGAATATATTCGCTCGGACATCACTTTTTACCGTGCACAGAACGCGCTGGAAATGGATAACATCACGCTGTTGGCCCGCAGCGGCGACAGCTACCATTTTTTGGTGGAGGATCGTTTCGAGGATTATGATGTGCACGTATCCATTGCAGATCACCATTTGCGGCACACCTGCAAATGCGCTTCGATGCTCAAATGCTGCCATCATGCGGCGGCGGCGTTGCTGTTGCTGGAAAAGGAAATGCGCAAAGCCCTCGTCCAGCCCTCCGGCGAAGGCGAGGCATATCTCCGTGAGGAAATGATCGAACGGGTGCTCCGCGAACGCGAAGAACGCGCCGAAACGGAGGATTACCGGCTGACGGTGGCAGATAATATTTACGGCGTGCATCAACTGCGCTCGGAGTCGGGCAGAATTTACGCGCTCACCATCCGCGATTTTGAGCGCAGCAGCGGCTACTGCTCCTGCCCGGATTTCAAAACGAACAAACTGGGCACCTGCAAACATTTAATTTTTGCCCGAAAGCAGATTTCGCGCAGCTATCCGGTGCAAAAACTCACCCAGACCCAACCGTATCCGTTTGTGGAAATTTTTGCCGATCCGCACAACAATTACCAGATTACCTATTTTTACAAAGATAAACTGACGCTCGGCGTGGCATCGCTGCTGGAAAAACATTTTCGCGGACAGCGGCACATCAGCCCGGAAAATTATCCGCAATTTCTGGAATTTCTGGAAGCTGCGGCGGCGCACAAAAAAATTCTGGTTCGCCCGGAAGTGCACACGATTATCGAAAAATATTTCGAGCGGGAATCGATGCGCAAGTTGGCGGAGAATATTACGCCATCGCTCGATCAGCTGAAAATCGCGCCGTTTCCCTATCAAAAAGAAGGCATTTTGTTCTCGCTGTTTAAACCCGGCGCGATTATCGCGGACGAAATGGGGTTGGGCAAAACGTTGCAAGCCATCGCTACGGCGGTGCTCAAAAAGGAAATTTACGGCTTGCGGCGCACGCTGGTGGTTTGTCCCGCATCGCTGAAATTTCAGTGGCAGCAGGAAATCGAACGGTTTTGCCACGAAAAAGCGCTGGTGGTGGAAGGCGGCAGAAAGCAGCGGCAGGCGATCTACCGGGAAAACCCGGCGTATTTTCTGATTGCCAATTACGAAGCGGTAATGCGCGATTTGAGCACGATTATCGCCAATCCGCCGGACATGATTATTCTGGACGAAGCCCAGCGCATCAAAAATTACACCACCAAAACCTCATACGCCGTGAAGGCGATTCCCAAAAAACATTCGCTGGTGATCACCGGAACGCCCATCGAAAACCGGCTTGGCGATCTCTATTCGATCATGAATTTTGTGGACCCGGAAATTCTGGCGCCGTTGTGGGAATTTTCCATGAACCACTGCTATTTTGACAAATCGAAAAAAAATATGATCACCGGATATTTCAATTTGCAGGCGCTGAAAGAACGCATCTCGCCCTGGCTGATCCGCCGGGAGAGAAAGGATGTGCTGGAACAATTGCCGGATCTGCAGGAAATCAACATTCCGGTCATTTTGCACCCGTTGCAGGAAGAAATGCACAGCGGTTTTGCCCGCTCGCTGATGCCCATTTTGATGAAAAAGCACAAAACCATTTTTGATATGCAGCGCATCCAGCAATTGCTGACGAGCATGCGCATGGCTTGCAATTCCACCTTTTTGCTGGATAATGAAACCAATCACTCGCCCAAACTGGACGAACTGCAGGAAATTTTGCTGGACAAACTGGACATCAAATCCAGCGGCAAAAAGGTGATCATTTTTTCGGAATTCAAAACCATGCTGCGGCTGATCGGGAAAATGCTCAACGCCAACGGGATTGGCAGCGCAACCCTCACCGGCGATGTGCCCGTGAAAAACCGCAAAAATGTAATCGCTGAGTTTCGCGACAACCCGGAATGCCAGATTTTGCTGGCATCCGAAGCCGGCGGCACCGGACTGAACCTGCAATTTGCCGACACGGTTATCAATTTTGAGCTGCCCTGGAATCCCGCGCGGAAAAATCAGCGGATCGGACGGATCCACCGCATCGGGCAAAAAAGCAACAAAATTACGGTGATTAATCTGATCGCGCGAAACAGCATTGAGGAGCGCATTCAGGGCGGAATTATACTGAAGGAATCGTTGTTCGACGCGGTGCTGAACGAAGGCAGCGTCACCGATGAAGTCGATTTCAGCAAAAAAGGTCGCGCGACGTTTATCGATCAGGTGCAAAAACTGGTGAAGCCGTTTGAGGAAGTGCCGGATGAAGAATCGCGGGAAAGCGTGATGGGCAGCTTCGCACAGCCGCACGATTTTGCCCCTGCAGAGGCACTGGAAGATCCTGCAGAAACCATTATCGATGAACCGGCTGAGCCCGCTGTTGCGGAAACGGTTGCCGCTGAACAGACGGAAAAACCTGCACAATCTGCACCCGACGAGTTGGAAAATACATTAAATCAGGGATTGCAATTCCTGAGCGGATTGATGCAAATGGCCACCGGCAAACCGCTCGTCACCGATGATGCCGCAGTGGAAATCAATCGCGAAACCGGGGAAGTTGTGTTCCGGTTTAAATTGCCGGAGGGTGGAAAGCAAGGATAA
- a CDS encoding tRNA (adenine(22)-N(1))-methyltransferase TrmK: MPKNDVNRKSSLAVLRNRLAAVAALIPADVRCVADIGYDHGRLIKKLVQTRPEIRAIGVELQPHYIDQFWRLNIFENEADRHRVDLRTGSGLAPLYPGEADCLVLAGIGETAIANILTAEPEKLLGVSSLVLAPSRYFIKLRAVLRELGFFTAKEDLVFERGNFYHLALAQRGSDPAENSLIWHFGPRLFEAQHPGLYQFLTYLKPYLAVRMPFIEQQEPSFQVYLKQLDSAIEIARQFAEEKDKG, from the coding sequence GTGCCAAAAAATGATGTCAACCGGAAATCGTCGCTGGCGGTGTTGCGCAACCGGCTGGCTGCCGTTGCAGCGCTGATCCCGGCGGATGTTCGCTGCGTTGCGGATATCGGTTACGATCACGGCCGGCTGATCAAAAAACTGGTGCAAACGCGTCCGGAAATCCGGGCGATCGGCGTGGAATTGCAGCCGCATTACATCGACCAATTCTGGCGGCTGAATATTTTTGAGAATGAAGCGGATCGTCATCGCGTCGATTTGCGAACCGGCTCCGGTTTGGCGCCGCTGTACCCCGGCGAAGCCGATTGTCTGGTGCTTGCCGGCATCGGTGAAACCGCGATCGCAAATATTTTAACTGCTGAGCCGGAAAAACTGCTGGGTGTTTCCTCGCTGGTGCTGGCGCCGTCGCGCTATTTTATCAAATTGCGGGCGGTGTTGCGGGAGTTGGGATTTTTCACTGCGAAAGAAGATTTGGTGTTCGAACGGGGAAATTTCTATCATTTGGCGTTGGCGCAGCGCGGCAGCGATCCGGCGGAAAATAGCCTCATCTGGCATTTCGGTCCACGTTTATTTGAAGCGCAACATCCGGGGTTGTATCAATTTTTGACCTATCTCAAACCGTATCTGGCAGTCCGCATGCCGTTTATCGAACAGCAGGAACCGTCCTTTCAAGTATATTTAAAACAATTGGATAGTGCGATTGAAATTGCCAGACAGTTTGCGGAGGAAAAGGATAAAGGATAA
- a CDS encoding PTS sugar transporter subunit IIA has translation MKLSDAIDEIIIEMSPADGDKFSVIEHLLDVAMTAGKVQNREQALNDLIERERYLSTGYENGLAVPHAKSTAVSEIVLVFGLYREGIDFDSLDGLPTHFVFLLLSPVDTSGPHLQALALLARNFQTPEITQQLLRASTLTDVHNILKTFK, from the coding sequence ATGAAACTTTCGGACGCTATCGACGAAATTATCATCGAAATGTCGCCCGCCGATGGCGATAAATTTTCGGTTATCGAGCACTTGCTGGATGTGGCAATGACCGCAGGAAAAGTGCAAAACCGCGAGCAGGCGCTCAACGATCTGATCGAACGGGAACGGTATCTTTCCACCGGATACGAAAACGGGCTGGCAGTGCCGCACGCCAAATCCACCGCGGTTTCCGAAATTGTGCTGGTTTTCGGGCTCTACCGGGAAGGCATCGATTTCGATTCGCTGGATGGATTACCCACCCATTTTGTGTTTTTGCTGCTCTCGCCGGTGGATACCAGCGGTCCGCATTTGCAGGCACTGGCGTTGCTGGCGCGCAATTTCCAAACCCCGGAAATTACTCAGCAACTGCTGCGTGCATCAACACTAACTGACGTGCATAACATATTGAAAACATTTAAGTAA
- a CDS encoding polyprenyl synthetase family protein, whose translation MNLASNLKQPLAEIEQRLIDCVPKDFPVSLRAPIQDFLKMPSKKIRPLLAIFASQAVGGSQADALPAATAVELFHDFTLIHDDIMDQDELRRGFPTLHIKYDESTAILAGDALIGLAFRELMRSPADARDPAAEIFTEALVRVCEGQALDKEFESRNDVQLDEYLDMIAKKTAWLIQTSCALGAICGSGTPEQVQHLSDYGYNLGMGFQIQDDLLDFVADEVKLGKKVGSDFRMHKTTYVTLKYREMLDADPALQATYPRDLQQYSDFPAFQKALRELQIIEAGEQAATTYFDKALAALKQVTPQESGNPLYLITTFLQERQY comes from the coding sequence GTGAACCTCGCATCCAACCTGAAACAACCACTCGCAGAAATTGAACAGCGCCTGATTGACTGCGTTCCCAAAGATTTCCCGGTTTCGCTACGGGCGCCCATTCAGGATTTTTTGAAAATGCCCAGTAAAAAAATCCGTCCGCTGTTGGCGATTTTCGCCAGTCAGGCAGTCGGCGGCAGCCAGGCAGATGCGCTGCCCGCAGCCACAGCGGTGGAGCTGTTTCACGATTTTACATTGATTCACGATGACATTATGGATCAGGATGAGCTGCGCCGGGGATTTCCCACACTGCATATCAAATACGACGAAAGCACCGCCATTTTGGCCGGCGATGCGCTGATCGGGCTGGCATTCCGGGAATTGATGCGTTCACCCGCCGATGCCCGCGATCCTGCCGCCGAAATATTTACCGAAGCGCTGGTTCGCGTGTGCGAAGGGCAGGCGCTCGACAAAGAATTTGAGAGCCGTAACGATGTGCAGCTCGATGAATATCTGGATATGATCGCCAAAAAAACCGCCTGGCTGATCCAGACATCCTGCGCGCTGGGCGCGATTTGCGGCAGCGGTACGCCGGAGCAAGTGCAACACCTCAGCGATTACGGCTACAATTTGGGCATGGGATTTCAGATTCAGGATGATCTGCTCGATTTTGTGGCAGACGAAGTGAAGCTCGGCAAAAAAGTCGGCAGCGATTTCCGGATGCACAAAACCACTTACGTCACCCTCAAATACCGCGAAATGCTCGACGCTGATCCTGCGTTGCAAGCAACCTATCCACGGGATTTACAGCAATACAGCGATTTCCCGGCATTCCAGAAAGCGCTGCGGGAACTGCAGATTATCGAAGCGGGCGAGCAGGCAGCCACAACCTATTTCGACAAAGCACTGGCAGCACTCAAACAGGTGACGCCACAGGAATCCGGCAATCCGCTCTATCTGATCACGACTTTTCTTCAGGAGCGCCAGTATTAG
- a CDS encoding helix-turn-helix domain-containing protein: MNGKQIAERIQQIMRDAEMTQQDLANWLGISQPAVSQYLAGRIPPPDVLFQLSKLGKCSMEWLLTGDANAAPLLAVQEPVPGYGREAALLALWRELPEALQNALLNLMRQMSRTNTGAPEEKS, from the coding sequence ATGAATGGCAAACAAATCGCGGAGCGCATTCAGCAAATCATGCGCGATGCGGAAATGACCCAACAGGATTTGGCAAACTGGCTGGGCATCAGCCAGCCGGCTGTATCGCAATATCTCGCTGGAAGAATACCGCCGCCGGATGTGCTTTTTCAATTGTCAAAATTGGGGAAGTGTTCGATGGAATGGCTGTTAACGGGTGATGCGAATGCCGCACCATTGCTGGCTGTGCAGGAGCCGGTGCCCGGTTACGGCAGGGAAGCTGCGCTGCTGGCATTGTGGCGGGAGTTGCCGGAGGCGCTGCAAAACGCCCTGTTAAACCTCATGCGCCAAATGTCCCGGACTAATACTGGCGCTCCTGAAGAAAAGTCGTGA